A window of Pseudomonas alcaliphila JAB1 genomic DNA:
CGCGGACTTCTTCGAGGCCCAGGCGGGCGCTGGCGTCGACCAGATAGGACCAGCTGTGCGCGCTTGGCGGGACCGAGTTCGCACTGGCTGTCAGCGCAAGGCTGAGAAACAGCATGCTGGCGAGTAGTCCGATGGCAATCCTGAGCCGGCGCACGGGCAAAATCCTTCTAAATGAGTGGCCGGATTATAGCCAAGCATCTGCTCGCGGGAACATGGTGCAGCCAGGCATTTTTAAGGCTTTTTGCTGGTAAAAGCCGCCTTTTACCGGGCTGCACCCTGTTTCTCGATACCTCAGAACCTGCTTCACGATTTCGCGAGCTAGAGCGATACAAGGCAAAAACAAGCGAGGACCGGTCGGAGTCGCGCTCGACTTTACAAGTTGTAAATGAGCATCCGAGCTTGTTTTTAACGCAGTAGCGCCGACGCGCAGCAGATCGTGAACAGGTTCTAGTCCTCGCCGCGCTCGCGGGCAATGGCCCGATAGCCAATATCGTTACGGTGGAACATGCCGTTCCAGCGAATCTTCTCGGCCAGGCGGTAGGCCTGCTGCTGGGCATCGGCAACGCTGGCGCCGATGGCGGTGGCGCAGAGTACGCGACCGCCAGCGGTGACGATCTGGCCGTCCTTCAGTGCGGTACCGGCGTGGAACACCTTGCCGTCGAGCTTGGCGGCTTCATCCAGACCTTCGATGACATCGCCCTTGGCGTAGTCGCCCGGGTAGCCACCGGCGGCCAGCACCACGCCCACGGTCGGACGCGGGTCCCAGGTCGCTTCGACCTTGTCCAGCGCCTTGGCCAGGGCAGCCTCGACCAGCAGCACCAGGGAGCTTTCCAGACGGCACATGATCGGCTGGGTTTCCGGGTCGCCGAAGCGGCAGTTGAATTCGATGACCTTGGGCTTGCCAGCCTTGTCGATCATCAGGCCGGCATAGAGGAAGCCTGTGTAGACGTTGCCTTCGCTGGCCATGCCGCGCACGGTGGGGTAGATCACCTCGTCCATCACGCGCTTGTGTACTTCGGCGGTGACTACCGGGGCTGGCGAGTAGGCGCCCATGCCGCCGGTATTCGGGCCGCTGTCGCCGTCGCCGACGCGCTTGTGGTCCTGGCTGGTGGCCATCGGTAGCACGTTCTCGCCGTCGACCATGACGATGAAGCTGGCTTCTTCGCCGTCGAGGAATTCCTCGATCACCACGCGCGAACCGGCTTCACCGAAGGCGTTGCCAGCGAGCATGTCGCGCACAGCGTCTTCGGCCTCTTGCAGAGTCATGGCGACGATCACGCCCTTGCCGGCGGCCAGGCCGTCGGCCTTGATCACGATGGGTGCACCTTTCTCGCGCAGATAGGCCAGCGCCGGCTCGATCTCGGTGAAGTTCTGGTAGTCGGCAGTCGGGATCTTGTGACGCGCCAGGAAATCCTTGGTGAAGGCCTTGGAGCCTTCCAGCTGGGCGGCGGCGG
This region includes:
- the purD gene encoding phosphoribosylamine--glycine ligase, which produces MNVLIIGSGGREHALAWKVAQDKRVEKVFVAPGNAGTAVEAKCQNVAIDVLAIEELADFAEQNVQLTIVGPEAPLVKGVVDLFRSRKLDIFGPTAAAAQLEGSKAFTKDFLARHKIPTADYQNFTEIEPALAYLREKGAPIVIKADGLAAGKGVIVAMTLQEAEDAVRDMLAGNAFGEAGSRVVIEEFLDGEEASFIVMVDGENVLPMATSQDHKRVGDGDSGPNTGGMGAYSPAPVVTAEVHKRVMDEVIYPTVRGMASEGNVYTGFLYAGLMIDKAGKPKVIEFNCRFGDPETQPIMCRLESSLVLLVEAALAKALDKVEATWDPRPTVGVVLAAGGYPGDYAKGDVIEGLDEAAKLDGKVFHAGTALKDGQIVTAGGRVLCATAIGASVADAQQQAYRLAEKIRWNGMFHRNDIGYRAIARERGED